From a single Nicotiana tomentosiformis chromosome 2, ASM39032v3, whole genome shotgun sequence genomic region:
- the LOC104085728 gene encoding uncharacterized protein, translated as MGKDSKAKDSGAKGKGKQAAGGSEDGASKGKGKGGKGDGLGTCTYVKARHILCEKQSKINEAYKKLQEGWLDSGDKVPPAEFAKVAAAYSECPSGKKGGDLGWFPRGKMAGPFQEVAFNTPVGVTSAPFKSTHGYHIILSEGRKN; from the exons ATGGGAAAGGACTCCAAGGCTAAGGATTCTGGGGCCAAGGGAAAGGGTAAACAGGCTGCTGGTGGAAGTGAGGATGGTGCttcaaaaggaaaaggaaaaggcgGCAAAGGAGATGGCCTTGGAACCTGCACATATGTTAAAG CAAGGCATATCTTATGTGAGAAGCAATCGAAGATTAATGAAGCTTACAAGAAACTACAGGAAGGCTGGTTGGACAGTGGAGATAAAGTTCCACCAGCTGAGTTTGCCAAG GTTGCTGCAGCTTACTCAGAATGCCCCTCAGGAAAGAAAGGCGGGGATCTAGGATGGTTTCCACGTGGCAAGATGGCAGGCCCATTTCAGGAAGTTGCCTTCAATACCCCTGTTGGAGTTACCAGTGCACCTTTTAAATCAAC ACATGGATACCATATCATTTTAAGTGAAGGGAGGAAAAATTGA